Proteins co-encoded in one Actinomadura luteofluorescens genomic window:
- a CDS encoding cation-translocating P-type ATPase, translated as MRHHPHPEPAAGSAVATADPRDPLPRLREELRTGERGLSEREAARRLAVYGPNQVRRRERRSLTRLVSAQLLHPLALLLWGAGLLAFVAGMPVLGWAILAVILVNAVFALLQEHQAERAVEALAAYLPEQAHVVRDGTARAVEATGLVPGDLIALEEGDKVPADARLTDGALELDLSMLTGESAPVDRVAAPAEQGVALLHEPNLVFSGTTCTGGQARAIVFATGGHTELGRIAALSQRAPRGESPLEAQVKRVAWLIAAVAVGMGMVFLLIGALVGLPLTDALMFAIGLLVANVPEGLLPTITLALAVGVRVLARQGAVVKRLSAVETLGSTNVICTDKTGTLTQNRMRLQAYWTPGGGAVTAPGEPPPADLTRAMTECTTVSYDEAGDLRGDPTEIALVTGGGPDLPARLAARDDGRRAVFRFDARLRLMSTVARRGDHLAVYVKGAPEAVLGRCSGADRQAVMGVVDDLARRGLRVLAVADRDLPSGAGPPGRREDAETGLRLLGLVGLYDPPRPEVADAVRRCHGAGLRVHIVTGDNGATAAAVAAEVGIGVPRLRVVAEAEKIHDHELDELLTGDAEIVFARSSPETKLKVADALRAHGRIVAMTGDGANDAPALHQAHIGVAMGRSGTDVAREASTMVLTDDNFATIVTAVESGRRVYDNVRKFILYIFAHAVPEIVPFLVFALSGGLVPLPLTVLQILAIDLGTETLPALALGREPAEPGIMNRPPRPSSQGVISRDMLIRAWGYLGLVSAVLVMSVFFYVLWRAGWRPGDPTGAGAPLHHAYLTATTATFAGLVTCQIGTAMAARTDHASLRQVGLATNPLLLAGIAFEVLFAAALIYLPSFQRLFGTAALPADVLAIIAAFPVIVWAADEFRRYRRRARAVTPAPSAPSP; from the coding sequence GTGCGACATCACCCACATCCCGAACCCGCCGCCGGATCGGCGGTCGCGACCGCCGATCCGCGCGACCCCCTGCCCCGGCTCCGCGAGGAGCTGCGGACGGGAGAGCGCGGACTGTCCGAACGCGAGGCGGCCCGCAGGCTGGCCGTCTACGGGCCGAACCAGGTGCGGCGCCGCGAGAGACGCTCCCTGACCAGGCTGGTGTCCGCCCAGCTCCTGCACCCTCTGGCGCTGCTGCTGTGGGGTGCGGGCCTGCTGGCCTTCGTCGCCGGCATGCCGGTGCTGGGCTGGGCGATCCTGGCCGTGATCCTGGTGAACGCCGTGTTCGCCCTGCTCCAGGAGCACCAGGCCGAGCGCGCCGTCGAGGCCCTGGCGGCCTACCTGCCCGAACAGGCCCATGTCGTCCGGGACGGGACCGCGCGGGCGGTGGAGGCCACCGGGCTCGTCCCGGGGGACCTGATCGCCCTTGAGGAGGGCGACAAGGTCCCCGCCGACGCCCGCCTCACCGACGGGGCCCTGGAGCTCGACCTGTCGATGCTGACCGGCGAGTCGGCGCCGGTGGACCGGGTGGCGGCGCCGGCGGAGCAGGGCGTCGCGCTGCTGCACGAACCCAACCTGGTGTTCTCCGGGACGACCTGCACCGGAGGGCAGGCCCGGGCGATCGTGTTCGCGACCGGCGGGCACACCGAGCTCGGCCGCATCGCGGCCCTCAGCCAGCGCGCGCCGCGCGGCGAGAGCCCCCTGGAGGCCCAGGTCAAGAGGGTCGCCTGGCTGATCGCCGCGGTCGCCGTCGGGATGGGCATGGTGTTCCTGCTGATCGGCGCGCTGGTCGGCCTGCCGCTGACCGACGCGCTGATGTTCGCGATCGGGCTGCTGGTCGCCAACGTCCCCGAGGGCCTCCTGCCGACCATCACCCTCGCGCTGGCGGTCGGGGTGCGGGTCCTCGCCCGGCAGGGCGCGGTCGTCAAGCGGCTCAGCGCCGTCGAGACGCTCGGCTCCACCAACGTCATCTGCACCGACAAGACCGGGACCCTCACCCAGAACCGGATGCGGCTCCAGGCGTACTGGACCCCGGGCGGCGGCGCGGTCACGGCGCCCGGGGAGCCGCCGCCCGCCGACCTGACGCGGGCGATGACCGAGTGCACCACGGTCTCCTACGACGAGGCCGGCGACCTGCGGGGCGACCCGACGGAGATCGCCCTGGTCACGGGCGGCGGCCCCGACCTGCCCGCGCGCCTCGCGGCACGCGACGACGGGCGCCGCGCCGTCTTCCGGTTCGACGCCCGCCTGCGGCTGATGTCCACCGTCGCCCGGCGCGGCGACCACCTCGCCGTCTACGTCAAGGGCGCGCCCGAGGCCGTGCTGGGCCGCTGCTCCGGCGCCGACCGGCAGGCGGTGATGGGCGTCGTGGACGATCTCGCGCGCAGGGGACTGCGGGTCCTCGCGGTCGCCGACCGGGACCTGCCGTCCGGCGCCGGACCGCCCGGGCGCCGGGAGGACGCCGAGACCGGGCTGCGCCTCCTCGGCCTCGTCGGGCTGTACGACCCGCCGCGCCCGGAGGTCGCGGACGCGGTGCGCCGCTGCCACGGCGCGGGGCTGCGCGTCCACATCGTCACCGGTGACAACGGCGCCACCGCCGCGGCCGTCGCGGCGGAGGTCGGGATCGGCGTCCCGCGCCTGCGCGTGGTCGCCGAGGCCGAGAAGATCCACGACCACGAGCTGGACGAGCTGCTGACCGGCGACGCGGAGATCGTCTTCGCGCGGTCGTCGCCGGAGACCAAGCTCAAGGTCGCCGACGCGCTGCGCGCCCACGGCCGGATCGTGGCGATGACCGGGGACGGCGCCAACGACGCCCCCGCCCTGCACCAGGCGCACATCGGCGTGGCCATGGGCCGCTCGGGCACCGACGTGGCCCGCGAGGCGTCCACGATGGTGCTGACCGACGACAACTTCGCGACGATCGTCACGGCCGTCGAGTCAGGCCGGCGCGTCTACGACAACGTCCGCAAGTTCATCCTCTACATCTTCGCCCACGCCGTCCCGGAGATCGTGCCGTTCCTGGTGTTCGCGCTCAGCGGCGGGCTGGTGCCGCTGCCCCTCACGGTCCTGCAGATCCTCGCCATCGACCTCGGCACCGAGACGCTGCCCGCGCTGGCCCTCGGCCGCGAACCCGCCGAACCCGGCATCATGAACCGGCCGCCCCGCCCGTCCTCCCAGGGCGTCATCTCCCGGGACATGCTGATCCGCGCCTGGGGCTACCTCGGCCTGGTGTCGGCCGTCCTGGTCATGTCGGTGTTCTTCTACGTGCTGTGGCGGGCCGGCTGGCGGCCCGGCGACCCCACCGGCGCCGGCGCCCCGCTCCACCACGCCTACCTGACCGCGACCACCGCCACGTTCGCCGGCCTGGTGACCTGCCAGATCGGCACCGCCATGGCCGCGCGCACCGACCACGCCTCCTTGCGCCAGGTGGGGCTCGCCACCAACCCACTCCTGCTGGCCGGCATCGCCTTCGAGGTGCTGTTCGCCGCCGCCCTGATCTACCTGCCGTCCTTCCAGCGCCTGTTCGGCACCGCCGCCCTCCCCGCGGACGTCCTGGCGATCATCGCCGCGTTCCCCGTCATCGTCTGGGCCGCCGACGAGTTCCGCCGCTACCGCCGCCGCGCCCGCGCGGTCACGCCGGCCCCATCCGCGCCGTCTCCTTGA
- a CDS encoding class I tRNA ligase family protein gives MDLNSPGRTLRIGGHPLPVVGPARMYVCGITPYDATHLGHARTFVWADVAARVLRHAGGDVRVCRNVTDVDDVLDQAAHRAGSPYDSFAAVQQFYFERDLEVLGVHAVDHQPRAHNHVGEVVALAQGLLASGHAYVRDGAVRFRGGEVPRRAGLDDGRARELLAEYGDAPGDPAKEDPFDVALWRPSRPGEPAWPSPWSAGRPGWHAECSAMAMTTFGPALDLHAGGADLRFPHHAYEAAMAEALTGVRPFSRAWLHVGMVRRDGAKMAKSTGNLVLVSDLIRDHPASAVRFMLLAEPWAREWDYTPGALDRAAAGLDRLLAAAGRGGSSPAAEAAVTRALLDDLDVRTALDVAEQEGGRTARMAARVLALG, from the coding sequence GTGGATCTCAACTCACCCGGCCGCACGCTGCGGATCGGCGGCCACCCCCTCCCGGTCGTCGGCCCCGCCCGCATGTACGTCTGCGGGATCACCCCGTACGACGCGACCCACCTCGGCCATGCCCGCACGTTCGTCTGGGCCGACGTCGCCGCCCGGGTCCTGCGGCACGCGGGCGGCGACGTGCGCGTGTGCCGCAACGTCACCGACGTCGACGACGTGCTGGACCAGGCCGCGCACCGCGCGGGCAGCCCGTACGACAGCTTCGCCGCCGTCCAGCAGTTCTACTTCGAACGCGACCTGGAGGTTCTCGGCGTCCACGCCGTCGACCACCAGCCCCGCGCGCACAACCACGTCGGCGAGGTCGTCGCGCTCGCCCAGGGCCTCCTCGCCTCCGGCCACGCCTACGTCCGGGACGGCGCGGTCCGCTTCCGCGGCGGCGAGGTCCCGCGGCGCGCCGGCCTCGACGACGGGCGGGCACGCGAACTCCTCGCCGAGTACGGCGACGCACCGGGCGACCCCGCCAAGGAGGACCCGTTCGACGTCGCGCTCTGGCGGCCGTCTCGGCCGGGCGAGCCGGCGTGGCCCAGTCCCTGGAGCGCCGGACGGCCCGGGTGGCACGCCGAGTGCTCCGCGATGGCCATGACGACCTTCGGCCCGGCACTGGACCTGCACGCCGGCGGCGCCGACCTGCGGTTCCCCCACCACGCCTACGAGGCCGCCATGGCCGAGGCCCTGACCGGGGTGCGCCCGTTCTCCCGGGCCTGGCTGCACGTCGGGATGGTCCGCCGGGACGGCGCCAAGATGGCCAAGTCCACCGGCAACCTGGTGCTGGTGTCCGATCTGATCCGGGACCATCCGGCGTCGGCCGTCCGGTTCATGCTGCTCGCCGAGCCCTGGGCGCGGGAGTGGGACTACACGCCCGGCGCCCTCGACCGCGCCGCGGCCGGCCTGGACCGCCTGCTCGCCGCGGCGGGCCGCGGCGGCTCCTCCCCCGCGGCGGAGGCCGCCGTGACCCGGGCGCTCCTCGACGACCTCGACGTGCGGACGGCGCTCGACGTGGCGGAGCAGGAGGGCGGCCGGACCGCCCGCATGGCGGCGCGCGTCCTGGCCCTCGGCTGA
- a CDS encoding universal stress protein has product MSDVGGAREVVVGFDGSVHAMQALDWALDEAELRGSPLVLCHAWQWPYQGAAPEVEEAGRRSLREAARHVLAHGVECARERTAGVAVRPLSEEGSAAERLTGLSAGAELLVLGSRGLGRLARVPVGSVAAHVAMHARCPVIVVRGVGALPRPGDPRPVVVAVDDSPAAEGALSFAAREAELRQLPLKIVYSGAEGGPPPEPALRRPPVHDPVERAVTVVRERHPDVLTHPENPLAPPPGALREAAQEARLLVVGAAHPAFGSVAQWLLYNAVCPIAVVPLREDERAEGP; this is encoded by the coding sequence ATGTCCGACGTGGGCGGCGCGCGCGAGGTGGTCGTCGGATTCGACGGATCGGTCCACGCCATGCAGGCGCTGGATTGGGCGCTGGACGAGGCGGAGCTGCGCGGATCGCCGCTGGTGCTGTGCCACGCGTGGCAGTGGCCGTACCAGGGTGCCGCCCCCGAGGTGGAGGAGGCGGGCCGCCGGTCGCTGCGCGAGGCTGCGCGGCACGTGCTGGCCCACGGCGTCGAGTGCGCCCGGGAGCGCACCGCCGGGGTGGCGGTCAGGCCCCTGTCGGAGGAGGGGTCGGCGGCCGAACGGCTCACCGGGCTGTCGGCCGGCGCCGAACTGCTGGTGCTCGGGTCCCGCGGGCTCGGGCGGCTCGCGCGCGTGCCGGTCGGCTCGGTCGCCGCGCACGTCGCCATGCACGCGCGATGCCCGGTCATCGTGGTCCGGGGCGTCGGCGCGCTGCCCCGCCCCGGTGATCCGCGGCCGGTCGTGGTCGCGGTGGACGACTCGCCCGCGGCGGAGGGCGCGCTGTCGTTCGCCGCGCGCGAGGCGGAGCTGCGGCAGCTGCCCCTGAAGATCGTTTACTCGGGCGCCGAGGGCGGGCCGCCGCCGGAGCCCGCGCTCCGGCGGCCGCCGGTCCACGACCCGGTGGAGCGGGCGGTGACGGTGGTCCGGGAGCGGCATCCCGACGTCCTCACGCACCCGGAGAATCCGCTCGCGCCCCCGCCCGGAGCACTGCGGGAGGCCGCCCAGGAGGCGCGGCTCCTAGTGGTGGGGGCCGCGCACCCCGCGTTCGGTTCGGTCGCGCAGTGGCTGCTGTACAACGCGGTCTGCCCGATCGCGGTGGTGCCGCTCCGCGAGGACGAGAGGGCCGAAGGTCCCTGA
- a CDS encoding universal stress protein produces MNDEPITGVVVGYDGSTGGVQALEWAAAEARTRGLPLTVLHVWDVYVGGPIAMPVVDLRAVAEENLNNGVEHARKAAPELSVRGVLARGQAAARLIEAGHGADMIVLGPRGLGGFVGLVLGSVGAQVAAHAPCPVVIVRGDLVPPPERVHGHVVVGVDGSPASREALALAFAEAGAHGWDVHAVVAWEAVPEKDVPPLVDETGMRDAAAARLARLMIPARELHPDVKVEVDIVTGPPREVLMNAAEEARLLVVGSRGLGGFRGLLLGSVSHALIHHAPCPVAVVHAT; encoded by the coding sequence ATGAACGACGAGCCGATCACTGGTGTGGTCGTTGGCTACGACGGTTCCACCGGCGGTGTGCAGGCCCTGGAGTGGGCCGCCGCCGAGGCCCGCACCCGGGGCCTGCCCCTGACCGTGCTCCACGTGTGGGACGTCTACGTCGGGGGCCCGATCGCCATGCCGGTCGTCGACCTGCGGGCCGTGGCCGAGGAGAACCTCAACAACGGGGTCGAGCACGCCCGGAAGGCGGCGCCGGAGCTGAGCGTGCGGGGCGTGCTGGCACGGGGGCAGGCGGCCGCCCGGCTGATCGAGGCCGGACACGGCGCGGACATGATCGTGCTCGGCCCGCGGGGGCTCGGCGGGTTCGTCGGACTGGTGCTCGGCTCGGTCGGCGCGCAGGTGGCCGCGCACGCCCCCTGCCCGGTCGTGATCGTTCGGGGCGACCTCGTCCCGCCGCCGGAGCGGGTGCACGGGCACGTCGTCGTGGGCGTGGACGGTTCGCCGGCGTCGCGCGAGGCGCTGGCGCTGGCCTTCGCCGAGGCCGGCGCGCACGGCTGGGACGTGCACGCGGTCGTCGCCTGGGAGGCGGTGCCCGAGAAGGACGTCCCTCCGCTGGTGGACGAGACCGGGATGCGGGACGCCGCCGCGGCCAGGCTGGCCCGGCTGATGATCCCGGCGCGTGAGCTCCACCCCGACGTGAAGGTCGAGGTCGACATCGTGACCGGCCCGCCGCGCGAGGTGCTGATGAACGCCGCGGAGGAGGCGCGCCTGCTCGTCGTCGGCTCGCGGGGCCTCGGCGGCTTCCGCGGCCTGCTGCTCGGATCGGTCAGCCACGCCCTGATCCACCACGCGCCCTGCCCGGTCGCGGTCGTCCACGCGACCTGA
- a CDS encoding bifunctional acetate--CoA ligase family protein/GNAT family N-acetyltransferase, with product MTQSLSGARVFALLTDGTQVEIRSLGEADREAVRDLHRGLSEESLYLRFFGLNRAVSEQVAGRVCRTDGEGHAALGAWLHGDLVGVAEYEPTDVPGEAEFAMVVADRVHHRGVGTLLLEHLGSLARAHGIVAFRADTLAENTAMLRVFADAGMAARRRFSGGVVELTLPLVSDDRYLDAVAERERRADVASLEPLMRPRTVAVVGASRRPGTVGAEVLRNLVSAGFGGAVYAVNPHAAGGDLHGAPCVAAPAGLPERPDLVVVAVPAGAVVRAAAECGRYGARALVVISSGLTAGQGRDLLAVCREHGMRLVGPNCLGTANTAISLDATFGARHPVPGTAGVVAQSGGVGIALLEQLSRLGIGVSSFASVGDKYDVSANDLLMWWESDDTTRLGILHVESFGNPRKFARTARRVAARMPLLTVLAGRSAPGTRAAASHTAAAATPEITRRALFEQAGIVATDDLGELVDAAALLASQPLPDGPRVAVVSNAGGAGVLAADACADAGLAVPVLGPDAQRRLTGLLPECAAVANPVDTTAAVSAELFRSALEAVAADESVDIVLALVAPTALADLRGALGGCGKPVAAVVLGQPESVVVNEQGVPCYGYPENAVRAFARAFSYARRRGVPPDAPPVLPGLMPAEAAGIIDGFLATRPEGGWLPPVETFRLLESYGLPLAPWCWARTEDEAASAAREMGVPVAMKAHVPGVVHKTAAGALRLDLDGDREVREAFRSLAGRFGDALEGVVVQAMVDEGVEVLCGAVQEEVFGAVVIFGAGGVDADALADRTARLAPLTAREAGELIREPRLSALLLGHPARPAGDLAALRDVLLRLSRLAAEHPEIAELDLNPTLVRPDGAVAVDARVRLLPRRSWDPYLRRLR from the coding sequence ATGACGCAGAGCCTTTCCGGCGCGCGCGTGTTCGCGCTGCTGACCGACGGGACGCAGGTCGAGATCCGGAGTCTGGGCGAGGCGGACCGGGAGGCGGTGCGGGACCTTCACCGCGGCCTGAGCGAGGAGAGCCTCTACCTGAGGTTCTTCGGGCTCAACCGGGCCGTGTCCGAGCAGGTCGCGGGCCGGGTCTGCCGGACGGACGGCGAAGGCCACGCGGCGCTCGGCGCGTGGCTGCACGGCGACCTGGTCGGCGTCGCGGAGTACGAGCCGACCGACGTGCCCGGCGAGGCCGAGTTCGCCATGGTGGTCGCCGACCGGGTGCACCACCGCGGCGTCGGGACGCTGCTGCTGGAGCACCTCGGGTCCCTGGCGCGGGCCCACGGGATCGTGGCCTTCCGCGCCGACACGCTCGCCGAGAACACCGCGATGCTGCGCGTCTTCGCCGACGCCGGGATGGCGGCCCGCCGCCGGTTCTCGGGAGGCGTGGTCGAGCTGACCCTGCCGCTGGTCTCCGACGACCGGTACCTGGACGCGGTGGCCGAGCGGGAGCGGCGCGCGGACGTCGCCAGCCTGGAGCCGCTGATGCGGCCGCGGACGGTCGCGGTCGTCGGCGCGTCCCGGCGGCCGGGGACGGTCGGGGCGGAGGTCCTGCGCAACCTCGTCTCCGCCGGCTTCGGCGGCGCCGTGTACGCGGTGAACCCGCACGCCGCGGGCGGCGACCTGCACGGCGCGCCGTGCGTGGCGGCGCCCGCCGGCCTGCCGGAGCGGCCCGACCTGGTGGTCGTCGCCGTGCCCGCCGGAGCGGTGGTCCGCGCCGCGGCCGAATGCGGGCGGTACGGGGCCCGCGCGCTGGTGGTGATCAGCTCCGGGCTGACCGCCGGCCAGGGACGCGACCTGCTGGCGGTGTGCCGGGAGCACGGCATGCGGCTGGTCGGCCCGAACTGCCTGGGGACGGCCAACACAGCGATCTCCCTCGACGCGACGTTCGGCGCCCGCCATCCCGTCCCCGGGACCGCGGGCGTGGTGGCGCAGTCGGGCGGCGTCGGGATCGCGCTGCTGGAGCAGCTGTCCCGGCTGGGGATCGGCGTCTCCTCGTTCGCCTCGGTCGGCGACAAGTACGACGTCAGCGCGAACGACCTGCTCATGTGGTGGGAGTCGGACGACACGACCCGGCTCGGGATCCTGCACGTGGAGTCGTTCGGCAACCCGCGCAAGTTCGCCAGGACGGCGCGGCGGGTGGCGGCGCGGATGCCGCTGCTGACCGTCCTCGCCGGGCGGTCGGCGCCCGGCACGCGGGCGGCCGCCTCCCACACCGCGGCCGCCGCGACCCCGGAGATCACCCGCCGGGCCCTGTTCGAGCAGGCGGGCATCGTCGCGACCGACGACCTCGGGGAACTGGTGGACGCCGCGGCGCTGCTGGCGAGCCAGCCGCTCCCGGACGGGCCGCGCGTCGCGGTGGTGTCCAACGCGGGCGGGGCGGGGGTCCTGGCGGCCGACGCCTGCGCCGACGCGGGCCTCGCCGTCCCCGTCCTGGGCCCGGACGCGCAGCGCCGCCTCACTGGGCTCCTGCCCGAGTGCGCGGCGGTCGCCAACCCTGTCGACACGACGGCCGCGGTCTCCGCCGAGCTGTTCCGGAGCGCCCTGGAGGCGGTCGCCGCTGACGAGTCCGTCGACATCGTCCTGGCGCTCGTGGCGCCGACCGCGCTCGCCGACCTGCGCGGTGCGCTCGGCGGCTGCGGCAAGCCGGTCGCCGCCGTCGTGCTCGGGCAGCCCGAGAGCGTCGTGGTCAACGAGCAGGGCGTCCCCTGCTACGGCTACCCGGAGAACGCCGTCCGGGCGTTCGCCCGCGCCTTCTCCTACGCGCGGCGGCGGGGCGTCCCGCCCGACGCGCCGCCCGTCCTGCCCGGCCTGATGCCGGCCGAGGCGGCGGGCATCATCGACGGGTTCCTCGCCACGAGGCCGGAGGGCGGCTGGCTGCCGCCCGTCGAAACCTTCCGGCTGCTGGAGTCCTACGGGCTTCCCCTCGCTCCCTGGTGCTGGGCTCGCACCGAGGACGAGGCCGCATCGGCCGCCCGCGAGATGGGCGTGCCGGTGGCGATGAAGGCCCACGTGCCCGGAGTCGTGCACAAGACCGCCGCCGGAGCACTGCGGCTGGACCTGGACGGCGATCGCGAGGTCCGCGAGGCGTTCCGGAGCCTGGCCGGACGGTTCGGCGACGCCCTGGAGGGCGTCGTGGTCCAGGCCATGGTGGACGAGGGCGTCGAGGTCCTGTGCGGCGCCGTCCAGGAGGAGGTGTTCGGCGCCGTCGTGATCTTCGGTGCGGGCGGCGTCGACGCCGACGCCCTCGCCGACCGCACCGCCCGCCTCGCCCCGCTGACCGCGCGGGAGGCCGGCGAGCTGATCCGCGAGCCGCGGCTGTCGGCCCTGCTGCTCGGCCATCCCGCCCGCCCGGCCGGTGACCTCGCCGCCCTGCGCGACGTCCTGCTGCGGCTGTCCAGGCTGGCGGCCGAGCATCCCGAGATCGCCGAGCTCGACCTCAACCCCACCCTCGTCCGGCCGGACGGCGCGGTGGCCGTCGACGCCCGCGTCCGGCTCCTTCCGCGGCGCTCCTGGGACCCCTACCTGCGCCGCCTCCGGTGA
- a CDS encoding wax ester/triacylglycerol synthase family O-acyltransferase, with protein MQRMNALDAGMYFAENDTTPLQIGTVTVFEGPAPGHAELVREIFARLRFAPRCRQRVRTVPLHLAHPVWVDDRGFRMADHVRHVEAPAPGGPDELQELAGRVLGRRLDLTRSPWEVWLVEGLEDGRWALISKVHHCMVDGLAGIDLLGVLLDAGPGWSPAAPRLWTPAPEPSGRAVVRGAVADRMRGLGRQATRLFLPALRESIAAAGAAPGYAARLTGPGAASLNGPTAPFRRWSRTCAGLDEVARIRRAFGGSVNDVALAATASGFRALLAARGVLTGDSVVRALVPVSVRSPDERGILTNRVSAVLADLPCGEPDPLRRLRLVREQMDGAKSADQAAGLDAFVRLVGAAPGLLALAAHAALRMRQPLVHTIVTNVPGPSFPLYAMGRRMLEMDPYIPIVAGSRVSVGIVSYDGVLSFGITGDREALPDLRTLCAGVREGVDELLKETARMGPA; from the coding sequence ATGCAGCGGATGAACGCGCTGGACGCCGGGATGTACTTCGCCGAGAACGACACGACCCCGCTCCAGATCGGCACGGTGACCGTGTTCGAGGGGCCCGCGCCCGGCCACGCGGAGCTGGTGCGGGAGATCTTCGCCCGGCTCCGGTTCGCGCCCCGCTGCCGGCAGCGCGTCCGGACGGTGCCGCTCCACCTCGCGCACCCGGTCTGGGTCGACGACCGCGGCTTCCGGATGGCCGACCACGTCCGGCACGTGGAGGCGCCCGCGCCCGGCGGCCCGGACGAGCTCCAGGAGCTGGCGGGCCGCGTCCTCGGCCGGCGGCTGGACCTCACCCGCTCCCCGTGGGAGGTGTGGCTGGTCGAGGGGCTGGAGGACGGCCGCTGGGCCCTGATCTCCAAGGTGCACCACTGCATGGTCGACGGGCTCGCCGGGATCGACCTGCTGGGCGTCCTGCTCGACGCCGGCCCCGGGTGGTCGCCCGCCGCCCCGCGGCTGTGGACGCCCGCTCCGGAACCGTCCGGGCGGGCCGTCGTCCGCGGCGCGGTGGCGGATCGGATGAGGGGGCTCGGGCGGCAGGCCACCCGGCTCTTCCTGCCGGCGCTGCGCGAGTCGATCGCGGCCGCGGGCGCGGCGCCCGGCTACGCCGCGCGCCTCACCGGGCCCGGCGCGGCCTCGCTCAACGGCCCGACCGCTCCGTTCCGGCGCTGGTCGCGGACCTGCGCCGGCCTGGACGAGGTGGCCCGGATCAGGCGCGCCTTCGGCGGATCGGTCAACGACGTCGCGCTCGCCGCGACCGCCTCCGGCTTCCGGGCGCTGCTGGCCGCACGCGGCGTGCTCACCGGGGATTCGGTCGTGCGCGCCCTGGTTCCCGTCTCGGTCCGGTCGCCCGACGAGCGCGGGATCCTGACGAACCGGGTGTCGGCGGTACTGGCCGACCTGCCCTGCGGGGAGCCCGACCCGCTGCGCCGCCTGCGGCTGGTGCGGGAGCAGATGGACGGCGCGAAGAGCGCGGACCAGGCGGCCGGGCTCGACGCCTTCGTGCGGCTCGTCGGCGCGGCCCCCGGGCTGCTCGCCCTGGCGGCCCACGCCGCGCTGCGGATGAGGCAGCCCCTGGTCCACACGATCGTCACCAACGTCCCCGGCCCCTCGTTCCCGCTGTACGCGATGGGCCGGCGGATGCTGGAGATGGACCCCTACATCCCGATCGTCGCCGGGTCGCGCGTCTCCGTCGGCATCGTGTCCTACGACGGCGTCCTGTCCTTCGGGATCACCGGGGACCGCGAGGCCCTGCCCGACCTGCGGACCCTGTGCGCGGGCGTCCGCGAAGGCGTCGACGAGCTCCTCAAGGAGACGGCGCGGATGGGGCCGGCGTGA
- a CDS encoding DUF1918 domain-containing protein: MKANKGDWVIVRGHQVGEPDRKALIVEVHGRDGAPPYVVEWDDGHESTFYPSSDAVIERHPARPSRA; the protein is encoded by the coding sequence ATGAAGGCGAACAAGGGTGACTGGGTCATCGTCCGGGGCCACCAGGTGGGGGAGCCGGACCGCAAGGCGCTGATCGTCGAGGTGCACGGACGGGACGGCGCGCCACCCTACGTCGTGGAATGGGACGACGGGCACGAGAGCACGTTCTACCCGTCCTCGGACGCCGTCATCGAGCGGCACCCCGCGCGACCGTCCCGGGCCTGA
- a CDS encoding Rv1733c family protein produces MKPPDAMTRADRLRRRCGFDGNALRRKVDRTQWRAGLLLLLLFLVVAPVACAHVVWSVHTAGVRAERYEAATRHRIDATVVGVTPLESGREVTVVWTGADGAPHTGRYTSWRATAIGQHRVLWTGPRHGLGEMGPRKHVRTIGDDVSAAAAAVAVTGLPPLTVYLLVRWGCDRRRYRQWDEEWADFDRRSRST; encoded by the coding sequence ATGAAGCCGCCGGATGCCATGACACGCGCGGACCGCCTGCGGCGCCGCTGCGGGTTCGACGGCAACGCACTGCGCCGGAAGGTGGATCGGACCCAGTGGCGCGCCGGGCTGCTTCTCCTCCTGCTCTTCCTGGTCGTCGCCCCGGTCGCCTGCGCCCACGTCGTTTGGTCCGTGCACACCGCGGGCGTCCGCGCCGAGCGGTACGAGGCCGCGACACGCCACCGGATCGACGCGACGGTGGTCGGGGTCACGCCGCTGGAGTCCGGGCGCGAGGTCACCGTGGTCTGGACCGGCGCGGACGGTGCTCCGCACACGGGCCGGTACACCAGCTGGCGCGCGACCGCGATCGGGCAGCACCGCGTGCTCTGGACGGGGCCCCGTCACGGCCTGGGAGAGATGGGGCCGCGCAAGCACGTGCGGACCATCGGTGACGACGTGTCGGCCGCCGCGGCGGCCGTGGCGGTGACGGGCCTGCCGCCGCTCACCGTCTACCTCCTGGTCCGCTGGGGCTGCGACAGGCGCCGTTACCGGCAGTGGGACGAGGAATGGGCCGACTTCGACCGCCGCTCCCGTTCGACCTAG